Genomic segment of Tomitella fengzijianii:
GGAGAACCGGTCCGCCGCGCGGCGGACGTCCATGCGTGGGGCGGGAGGGCCCGGGGGGTGCGTGGTCACGGTGGAGCTCCTTCGCGCTGACGGACGCACGGCCGCGGTCCCGAGCAGGCCGGCGGCGCAACGTCATGGCCCGGAACCGATTCTACGCAGCGGACTCCGGGTCGCGGCGTTCCGGGACGCGGGGCGACGTCCACCGGCACACTGTGGGCATGACGGACAGCTTCGCGCCCGCCCCCGCCTCGCTCGCGCCGCCTGCGCCCCGTGTGCGCGGGGTGCTTTGGCGTGCGGACGGGGGCAGAGTCGACGGTCTTTCCCCGAGGGAGTTGGCCGGCGAGTCCGCGGCCGGTGCGCGCGGCACCACGTTCTGGATCGACGTGCTGTGGCCAGACGAGGCGGTGCTCGCCGAGCTGAAGGACGCCTTCGGGCTGGACACCAACGCGATCGAGGACTCCATCGCCTACGACGAGCGGCCCAAGGCCGCACGGCACTCCGGCCACCTGTTCGTCACCGCCTATGCGACCGGAATCGGCGGCGTGGGCGAGGGCGGGCCGTCCGCGATGACCGGCGCTCCCGCGGCGGATGCGGTCGACGGGGGATTGAATGCGACGGTGGAGGACTCCGCGGAGAATGCCGCATTCGCACGGTGGGCGGACATGGGAAACGGGGCGGATGCGGGCGGCGTGCCGGGCAGGAGCGGCGGGGCGGGCGCCGGCGCCGCGGGGCGACGACGACGGCGGCGCCACCGCCGGGGCGGCGGCAGCTCTGCACCGTCGCGCCTGCGAGCGAGCCGGGTGTCGATGTTCGTGCTTTCCCGCGGCATCATCACGGTCCGGCGCGACGACAGGTTCGATGTCGACAAGGCGGTCACCCGGTGGCGTGGCGGATCCGCGGGCGGGGCGGCGGGGCCGATGGGGTTGCTGCACGCGATCCTCGACGTCATCGTGGACGGCCACCTGGACACGGCGGAGCAGTTCGACGACGCGCTCGAAGACATCGAGGACCGGTTGTTCGACGAGCGCACCCACGACCGTTCGGTGCAGCGGTCCAACTACCGGCTGCGCAAGGAACTCGTGCACTTCCGGCGCCTGGTGCTCCCCATGCGCGACGTGGTCTCGGCGATCGTTCGTCATCGCGACGACGACCGCGACGCCTGGCCCAAGGAGCTCAGCAGCGATTTCGCGGACCTGTTCGACCATGTGCTCCGCGTGGCCGAATGGACGGAGTCGTTGCGTGAGCTGGTGACGACGATCTTCGAGACCAACCTCTCGCTCCAGGACGCCCGGCTGAACACGGTGATGAAGAAGCTCACCGGCTGGGCGGCCATCATCGCGGTGCCCACGGCCATCACCGGGTGGTTCGGGCAGAACGTGCCCTACCCGGGTTCGGAGGAGGTCTCCGGGCTGATCGTGAGTGCGACGGCGATCGTGGTGCTGGCGGTGGGCCTGTTCGTGGTGTTCCGGCGGAAGGACTGGATCTGATGGCGGATGGCGAGGGGGAGCGCGCCCCGGACCGTCGACCCCGCCGGCTGTTCACCGCCCTCGTTCCGCCGACGGACGTCCGCGGCGCGATCGCCGGGGCCCTGCCCGGCGACCTGGGCGTGCGCTGGGCGCACCCGGAGCAGATGCACGTCACACTCGCATTCCACGGCGCCGTGCGCGATACCGGGGCGCTCGTCGAGCGGATTACCGCGGCGGCCGCGGAACACCCGCCGATCCGGTTGCGGGTGGGTGGGGCGGGCAGCTTCGACCACCACGGCGGCAACGTCGTCTGGCTCTCCGCTGACGGGCGGACGGAGCAGGATCGCGCGGAGCTGCGCGGGCTCGCCGCCGGCTGCGGTGCGTCGCACCGCTTCACTCCGCATCTCACGCTGGCGCGCGTGCGGCGCTCGCAGTCGGCGTCGGCCCTCGCCGTCGCAGCGGCGGTGGAGCCGGTCGACGTTCTCGTGCAGGAGGTGAGCGTCGTCGAATCCCTGCTGGGCGCGGGGGAGGGCGGGCGCGCGCTGTATACGGTGGTGGCGCGGCCCGGACTGGGTGGGCCTGCGGGCTCCGGCGGTGGCGACGGGGCCCGGCGGCAGGCGTGACGGCGGTGCGGTGACGGACTGTCGGCGGTGGATGCGATACTGGCGAGGGCTCCGGGGGGAGCCTGCTTCAAGTGAGGTCCAGGGGGGATCATGCATTCGACAGGTCATTCGGCACCGGTGGACGCGGCGGGGGTGCCGGTGGACAGCCCGCGCTTCGCCGACCCCGGTCCGGTCTCGTGGTTCTATGTCGTCACGGCGCTCGCCGCAGTGCTACTGCCGCTCGTCGCGCTCGGCCTGTGCTTCCCGGCGCAGGGCGTGGCCACGCTGTGGTTCCTCGCGTTGACCGCCTCGGTATGGGTTCCCGGCTACCTGCTCGTCCTGTGGATCGCGTTCCGCCTTGTGCAGACCCGCAACGCCGGCCCGCGCTTCTTCCACCGCGCGCCGCGTCCCATGAAGTCGGTGACCGCCGCCGGGCTGTGGGTGATGGGGCTGGCGGCGGTCCTCTGCGCATTCATCATGCCCCACGCGGGCTATGCGGGCACCGACGCGCATTCGCTCGCAGAGTTCGTGGGGTTCGGCCGCCTGCACTCGATGGAGCTCTTCTCCTCCGTCGGCGGCATCGGCGTATGCGGCGGACTCGGCCTCGCTGTCGCGGGGTACATGTGCGCGATCCTGGCCGGATCGCAGGCCCAGGGACGGGCGAGGACGGAGGCCCTCCGCGCACACGAAGAGGCCCTCCACGTCGATTCCCCGAATCCCTGGGCGAACAGTCAGTGGCGGAGCTAACGTCGATGTGCCGTGCGGGACGGCAGGCCCCTCGGCGCGCCCGGTCGGTGTGCGCCGGGCCGAAGGCCGGCCCTTCGCGGCGCGTCGACCCGGCGCATCGGACGGTATCGGAGGCTGCCCCATGATCGGTTGGACTGGAACTCGGCGAGGGGCGCTTCACGCGATACCGCGGCCCGCGCCCGGTGTACACGCCGGTGCGCGGCGTACCGCGGTGGCGGCGGCCGTGGGGGTCATCGCCGCCGCGGGGACGTTGCTGTCCGCGGGGCCCGCAGCAGCCGCGCCGGAGACCACCTACTACGTATCCCTGGGGGATTCGCTGTCCACCGGATACCAGCCGGACAGCAACACCGACGAGCCCATCGCCTACAGCGACCGGATCTACGCGGCATTGCACGCCGATGATCCGGGGCTCGAGCTCAAGAAGTTCGGCTGCGACGGGGAGACCTCGGTCTCCATGGTCGAGGGCGGGCACTGCGACCAGTACCAGCAGCAGTCGCAGCTGGACGCGGCGGCGGCCTTCATCGAGGCGCATCCCGGCCGGATCGCCTACGTGACCAACGATATCGGCGCCAACGACATCTTCCCGTGCGTCTCGGGTGGGGGCGGCGATTCAGGCTCCGTGGATTCAGGCTCCGTGGATTCGGGGTCGGCGGGTGCGTCGGTCCTGCCGATGGCGGGCTGCGTCGCGGAGAAGCTGGGCGTGATCCGGACCAATCTCGCCACGATCGACTCGCGCATCCGTGAGGCCGGCGGCGACGACCCGGTGTACGTGGGGATGACCTACTACAACCCGATGCTCGCGTCGTGGCTGCAAGGCGGGATGCAACGTGCACTGGCCGGCGCGACAGTGCCCGCCGACAACCTGCTGTCCGCGGTGATCACCAGCACCAACTCGCAGCACGGGTGGAAGACGGCCGATGTGACCGCCGCGTTCGACACGAACGACTTCACCGGAAACGTCGACCTGCCGGGAGTCGGCACGGTGCCGACGAACGTCGCCCGGATCTGCACGTGGACGTGGATGTGCAGTCTCGGCGACATTCACGCGAACGAGGCGGGGCACCAGGTCATCGCGGACACGTTCATGCCGCTGCTCACGGGCGAGGGCGGTGCGGGCGGCTCGCTGGGCTCCACGGGGTCGTCGGGATCCCTCGGCTCGGTGGGCTCCGTCGCCGACGGCCCCGACGGGTCAGTGGGATCGGTGGGGTCGGTGCGCGCCCTCACCGGGATGGGCGGTTCGTGATCCTCGCCCGGCCTGCTTGACCCTCACACCGTGTCAGCCCCTTCGATGGGAGTCGAAGGAGGCATTCGCCATGACACCACGGAATAATATCGACGCCGGCCGCAGGACTGCGGATGCGCTGGCGCACCCGAACCCGTCCGTCAGGCTGCGGGCTGCCATGGCGGCAGGCTCGCGGCCGGACGCGTCGCTCGCGCAGACTCTGGTGTTCCGCTGCGCGGTGGAGCCCGATTTCTACGTCCGCGACATGCTCACCTGGGCGCTGACCCGTGTGCCGTCGGCGGTGACGGTGCCACTGCTGCTCGACGCGCTCGGATCCGACGCCACGCAGGCGCGGAGTCAGGCGCTGCACACGCTGTCGAAGATCGGCGACGCCGCGGCGTGGCCCGCGGTCGCGGAGCACCTCGGGGCGGAGGACGACGAGGTGGCGCGCGCGGCATGGCGCGCGTCGGTGTCCCTCGTCCCGGCCGGTGCGGAAGAGACGCTGGCCACGCGGCTGTCCGCGGAGCTGGGCAGGGGCGGTGCGGAGATGCGGCGCTCGCTCAGCCGGGCCCTCGCGGCGCTCGGCGAATACGGCGCGGAGGCCACCGAAGCGGCGGGACGTTCCGGCGACGAGGCCGTGCGCCTCCACGTGCGCGATACGCTGGCGCTCATGGCGGATCCGGACGCGGCAGCCGACGCGCAGGTGCATGCGGCCCGGCGTCTGCGCGCACTGGGGCCGCAGGCGGCGCAGGGCGACTGATGCTGATCGGCGAACTGGCGAGGCGGTCCGGAGTGAGTGTGCGGATGCTGCGGCACTACGACTCGCTGGGGCTCGTCAGCCCGAGCGGGCGGACACCGGGCGGCTACCGCGAGTACGCGGCCACCGACCTTCGCCGACTCATGCACGTCGAGAGCCTGCGCTCGCTCGGCCTGCCACTCGCGGCGGTCAAACGCGCACTGGACGACGACGGGTTCTCACCCCTCGGATTGCTCGACGAACTCCGGGACTCGGCGCGCCGGCGGATCGCGGCGGACACGGACCTCCTCGGCCGTCTCGACGAACTGCGGTCGGCGGAGCCGGCGGGCTGGGAGGACGCGGTCCGGGTCGTCAACCTGCTCAACGCGGTGCGGTCGGGCTCCGGAGCCCGACGGCAGCAGGCCGTGCTCGCACACGACGGCGGCATCGCCGCGGTTCCCGGCTCAGCTCTGGCCGAGGTGCTTCTGGCGGAAGAGGACGCCAACGTGGCCGGAGCGCTGCGCTGGGCGTTGGCGCAGAACCCCGCCGGGGGAGTCGACGTGCTGGCCGCCGGACTCACCGCCGCGGATGCCGGCACGCGCCGCCGCGCGGTCGCGGCATTGGCG
This window contains:
- a CDS encoding SGNH/GDSL hydrolase family protein, with protein sequence MAAAVGVIAAAGTLLSAGPAAAAPETTYYVSLGDSLSTGYQPDSNTDEPIAYSDRIYAALHADDPGLELKKFGCDGETSVSMVEGGHCDQYQQQSQLDAAAAFIEAHPGRIAYVTNDIGANDIFPCVSGGGGDSGSVDSGSVDSGSAGASVLPMAGCVAEKLGVIRTNLATIDSRIREAGGDDPVYVGMTYYNPMLASWLQGGMQRALAGATVPADNLLSAVITSTNSQHGWKTADVTAAFDTNDFTGNVDLPGVGTVPTNVARICTWTWMCSLGDIHANEAGHQVIADTFMPLLTGEGGAGGSLGSTGSSGSLGSVGSVADGPDGSVGSVGSVRALTGMGGS
- a CDS encoding HEAT repeat domain-containing protein, producing the protein MTPRNNIDAGRRTADALAHPNPSVRLRAAMAAGSRPDASLAQTLVFRCAVEPDFYVRDMLTWALTRVPSAVTVPLLLDALGSDATQARSQALHTLSKIGDAAAWPAVAEHLGAEDDEVARAAWRASVSLVPAGAEETLATRLSAELGRGGAEMRRSLSRALAALGEYGAEATEAAGRSGDEAVRLHVRDTLALMADPDAAADAQVHAARRLRALGPQAAQGD
- a CDS encoding magnesium transporter CorA family protein, which translates into the protein MTDSFAPAPASLAPPAPRVRGVLWRADGGRVDGLSPRELAGESAAGARGTTFWIDVLWPDEAVLAELKDAFGLDTNAIEDSIAYDERPKAARHSGHLFVTAYATGIGGVGEGGPSAMTGAPAADAVDGGLNATVEDSAENAAFARWADMGNGADAGGVPGRSGGAGAGAAGRRRRRRHRRGGGSSAPSRLRASRVSMFVLSRGIITVRRDDRFDVDKAVTRWRGGSAGGAAGPMGLLHAILDVIVDGHLDTAEQFDDALEDIEDRLFDERTHDRSVQRSNYRLRKELVHFRRLVLPMRDVVSAIVRHRDDDRDAWPKELSSDFADLFDHVLRVAEWTESLRELVTTIFETNLSLQDARLNTVMKKLTGWAAIIAVPTAITGWFGQNVPYPGSEEVSGLIVSATAIVVLAVGLFVVFRRKDWI
- the thpR gene encoding RNA 2',3'-cyclic phosphodiesterase; this encodes MADGEGERAPDRRPRRLFTALVPPTDVRGAIAGALPGDLGVRWAHPEQMHVTLAFHGAVRDTGALVERITAAAAEHPPIRLRVGGAGSFDHHGGNVVWLSADGRTEQDRAELRGLAAGCGASHRFTPHLTLARVRRSQSASALAVAAAVEPVDVLVQEVSVVESLLGAGEGGRALYTVVARPGLGGPAGSGGGDGARRQA
- a CDS encoding MerR family transcriptional regulator; the protein is MLIGELARRSGVSVRMLRHYDSLGLVSPSGRTPGGYREYAATDLRRLMHVESLRSLGLPLAAVKRALDDDGFSPLGLLDELRDSARRRIAADTDLLGRLDELRSAEPAGWEDAVRVVNLLNAVRSGSGARRQQAVLAHDGGIAAVPGSALAEVLLAEEDANVAGALRWALAQNPAGGVDVLAAGLTAADAGTRRRAVAALAELGGAEAQAALRGALDDGDTEVCERVAVALGSAGDAAAVPTLVRMVIDGRRDVEAAETLARLVHAGPVTADEVVAALCGAAGHGCGADTLAVTDEGSGSGDAPTAVLLRVAQAMAEVGGHASRQALGALALHQDRVVATTAEVILRQIAGGDAT